A window from bacterium encodes these proteins:
- the larC gene encoding nickel pincer cofactor biosynthesis protein LarC has product MKIAYFDCFSGISGDMFLGALVNAGVSIESLSTELQKLNLTGYKLLAKSVTKHGITGTKVDVIIEQERQFKHIAEIQELINNSTLSNRIKQTSINVFQRLADAESKVHGVTTPQVHFHEVGALDAIIDVVGSIIGINLLGIQIIYASKLNLGNGLVKTKHGTFPIPAPATVELVKGIPVYNLGIEYELVTPTGAAIITTIAEKFGTMPAMEINAIGYGAGDLEIPEIPNFLRVFIGKKVEPQKEETITVIETNIDDLNPQFYGYLMDKLFAVGALDVYYTPIHMKKNRPGILLSVLTNAANVDKLSEIIFAETTTFGLRIYTAQRQTLDRESVPVQTKYGTINIKIGKHNGKIVSIAPEYQNCLLAAEKNGVPIKEVYQEAIEQLKNK; this is encoded by the coding sequence ATGAAAATCGCATATTTTGATTGTTTCTCTGGAATCAGTGGCGATATGTTCCTTGGAGCATTAGTGAACGCTGGTGTTTCTATTGAATCATTATCCACTGAACTTCAAAAATTAAATTTAACTGGATATAAACTACTAGCAAAATCGGTCACTAAACATGGTATTACTGGAACGAAAGTCGATGTTATCATTGAACAAGAACGGCAGTTTAAGCATATTGCCGAAATCCAAGAATTAATCAACAATAGTACTCTGAGTAATAGAATTAAACAAACGAGTATAAATGTTTTTCAACGGTTAGCTGATGCGGAATCGAAAGTGCATGGGGTAACTACTCCGCAGGTTCATTTCCATGAAGTAGGCGCACTTGATGCGATTATCGATGTTGTCGGCAGTATTATCGGGATAAATTTATTAGGGATCCAAATTATCTATGCATCGAAACTGAATCTGGGAAATGGATTAGTTAAAACAAAACATGGTACATTTCCGATTCCTGCACCAGCAACGGTAGAATTGGTGAAAGGAATCCCAGTATATAACCTTGGAATTGAATATGAATTAGTTACCCCAACCGGAGCAGCGATTATCACTACAATTGCTGAAAAGTTCGGTACTATGCCAGCCATGGAAATTAACGCGATCGGATATGGTGCAGGAGACTTGGAGATACCTGAAATTCCAAATTTCCTGCGGGTATTTATTGGTAAAAAAGTTGAACCTCAAAAAGAAGAAACGATAACAGTTATCGAAACAAATATTGATGATTTGAATCCACAGTTCTATGGATATCTAATGGACAAATTGTTTGCTGTTGGTGCTCTGGATGTATATTATACCCCGATACATATGAAAAAGAACCGGCCAGGAATATTATTATCAGTTTTAACCAATGCAGCTAACGTAGATAAATTATCGGAAATCATCTTCGCTGAAACTACAACCTTCGGGCTTCGGATATATACTGCGCAGCGGCAGACTCTCGACCGAGAATCGGTTCCCGTCCAAACTAAATATGGAACGATAAATATTAAAATCGGAAAACATAACGGTAAAATTGTTTCTATAGCGCCGGAATATCAAAATTGTTTATTAGCCGCTGAGAAAAACGGTGTGCCAATAAAAGAAGTTTATCAAGAAGCAATTGAGCAGCTTAAAAATAAATGA
- the larB gene encoding nickel pincer cofactor biosynthesis protein LarB, whose translation MHTDNLKVILNQIKSGKLSVEKAIEKLRTLPYEDLGFAKLDHHRHLRQGFPEVIFCQGKTSDQILRIISRFVASGQNVLATRVAKDVAKIVKKKFPKSEYNELARTIAIKQKQVKLSSGIIAIVCAGTSDIPVAEEAAVTADLFGNKVERVYDVGVAGLHRLLDKKDILFAANVIIVIAGMEGALASVVGGLVNCPVIAVPTSIGYGASFGGLAALLAMLNSCSSNVAVMNIDNGFGAGCFASLINRHK comes from the coding sequence ATGCATACTGATAATTTGAAGGTTATATTAAATCAAATCAAATCCGGAAAATTAAGTGTCGAAAAAGCTATTGAAAAACTTCGCACCCTACCCTATGAAGATTTGGGATTTGCGAAACTCGATCATCATCGACATCTTCGGCAAGGGTTTCCAGAAGTAATATTTTGCCAAGGGAAAACGTCTGACCAGATATTGCGAATTATCAGTCGGTTTGTTGCGAGTGGACAGAATGTATTAGCCACCCGAGTTGCTAAAGATGTTGCTAAAATTGTAAAGAAAAAATTCCCAAAATCTGAATATAATGAGTTAGCTAGAACAATCGCAATTAAACAGAAGCAAGTTAAACTCTCCTCTGGTATAATCGCTATAGTTTGCGCCGGAACATCTGACATCCCTGTTGCAGAAGAAGCTGCGGTTACTGCAGATCTTTTTGGAAATAAAGTTGAACGGGTCTATGATGTCGGAGTCGCTGGATTACACCGGTTATTAGATAAAAAAGATATCCTTTTTGCAGCGAATGTGATTATCGTTATTGCTGGGATGGAAGGAGCATTAGCGAGTGTAGTTGGCGGATTAGTTAATTGTCCAGTTATAGCGGTTCCAACAAGTATTGGGTATGGTGCAAGTTTTGGTGGCCTAGCAGCATTGTTAGCGATGCTTAATAGTTGTTCGAGTAATGTTGCGGTAATGAATATTGACAACGGTTTCGGTGCCGGTTGTTTTGCCAGCTTGATTAATCGTCATAAATAA